GGGGTACGGAGCCAATAAGGTAGCTGCCGGCCAGGGCGGTGATCACACAACAGCGGCGGTCAACACAGCCGCCCTTGTGGAACGCGTTGCCTGCGTACCGGGGGTGCGCATCCTCAACAGTGCCGACCCCGATGCGTCGAATGCCCGTCGGATCGCGCAAACGGTCGCCCGGTATCTCGGTCATCACTGGGACGAAGTGCTGCTCGACGGCACCGCTCCCGAGGGGCTGGGTGATCATCCGTGGGATTTCCGGCCGCCGATTGTTCTGAGTGCAACGGCATCCCTTGACCTGGGCTACGAACCTGTGGGCACGTATGCCGCGACTATTCCGCATCAGATCGACTGGCTCCTGGACACTGCAGCATCCGGGGCGGATCCGGTGGCCCACGATCCGTTCTTCGGGCACTTCCCTGATTACCGGCTGGAAGACACCATCGCCGATCCGTGGCTGCAGGCCGCAAGGGCGGCCTGCAGGTCATCGGACAAGTGCGACTCTTCTGATTTCGTAGCTCACCGCACACCGGCTCGAATAGGCGTGCCGCCGTGTACTCCAGCCACGTTAGCGGCGCTGAGGAGCAGCTCAATAGGGTCATTGTGCCCTGTGTCACACCCAGGGCCTCGGACTATGCGGACGACACGGCTGGCGCCAGGGCTGGCCGGCCCGCTACTTCGTTGCAGCGTCACCAAGCGCGGCTGCGCTGGCCGCGGCGGTTCGGCGAATCTCTTTGACCTTTTCAATCTGCGGTGCAAGTTCCTGCATCCGGGTTGTCAGGTACTTGTCCAGGACGTTGTCGAGGGCGGCGTGGAATCCGGTCTTGTCCCGGCATACCGCGTCGGTGACGGCGATCCTGAACTCATCCTGGCCCCCCGCGGCTCTTCCTGCATCGGAGGCCTGCTGCGGGTTTGCGTAAGAGGAGTATGGCGTTTCGTTCATGCAGGCTTTCCAGTCCTTGATGGCTTTGGCTATGCCCGGGTCGCCGGCGGCGGACAGGCTCGCCGGGAAGAACGAGTTGTACGCGATGCCGGTGGCGAGCATGTAGTTTTCGGCAGTGCCGTAGATCTGTGTCATGGCTTCGCCCCGGCAGCCGCCCGAGGTCGTCCCCATGCCTTGCACCGTGGTGACTGTGGTTGAGCCGTTGGGGCCGGCGAGGGCGGTGTTAAAGACTGGATCAGCGAACAGCTGGCCTTCTGGAGACTCTGGGGCGGGTTCGCGGGGGCCCTGCGGCCCGGTGCTGGCGTAGCCGCTGGCTTTGGCGGCGTCGACCGTGAGCCGTTTGAATCCGATGGCTCCGTTGAGGTCCATAGTCATCTCGGAGCTGGGCGGTGTGTAGTCGAAGCCGGCCTTGGCCATGCACAGCCGGACAGCCTCCTGCATGCCCTTCTCGGCGATCGGATCGGCCGTGGCGTAGGACTCCGCCTCGCGGATGATCCCTGGGACTGGCTCCGGGGACGCGGTGATCGGCGCCGCCGGGATCGCAGCAGCAGCCAGTGCGGCGCCGGTGCCTACGATCAGCACGGCAGCGCCGAAGATCTTCTTTTTCATGGTGGCTCCTTCGGTTGTTTTGGGCAAAGCGGTGGCTGGCCTTCCCTAAGAGCGAAGGCCTCGGTGGATGGGTCGGTGCTGCTGTGGAGGGCTAAGTGAGCACGTGGTTTTCGTAGGCGAAGGCGACGAGCTGGATGCGGTTCTTCAGCTTCAGTTTCGCCAGGATGCTGCCGACGTGGGATTTCACGGTGGCCTCGCTGAGCACCAGTGAAGCGGCGATTTCGGCGTTGCCCAGTCCCTTGGCGGTCAGCAGAAAGACGTCGCGTTCCCGCCCGGACAGGTCTGCCAACACGGCGTCGTTCCCGGTGGACGGCGTCGTGTAGTCACGCAGGAGTTCGTTCGTGATGGCCGGGGCGATGACCGAGTGGCCCGAATGGACCGTCCGGATGGCGGCCAGCAGGAAGTCGGGGGTTGTGTCTTTGGTCAGGAAACCGGCGGCACCGGCCTGGATGGCCCGGACGACGGCTTCGTCGTGCTGGATGGTGGTCAGCACAATGATCTTGGTGGCGGCCCCGCCGGGGGATGCCAGGATGGTCCTCGTGGCCGTGATTCCATCCATGACGGGCATCCGGATGTCCATCAGGAGCACATCGGGTCGTGTCTCCTGCACAAGGTGGACGGCAGCTTCACCGTTGGCGGCTTCGCCGACCAGATCCATATCCGGCTGGCTGCGCAGGATCATCTTGAGCCCGGCTCTGAACAGCGGCTGGTCGTCGGCCAGGGCAATCCGGAGGGGTGCGGCGTTCATGGCGTTGCGCCTTCCAGATCGCGGCGAGGGGACTGGCTGCGTTCAGTTGCTGAAGGCTGGCCGGGCTCTGCCGAGGGGAGGCAGGCCAGCACTTCGAAGGTCTCTTCGGCCTGCATTGTTTCCACCCAGCCGCCCGCTGCGGCGGCCCGGGCTTTCATTCCCGCTATCCCGCGGCCCGTCGGCGCCGCCATCGGCGTCGCTGCCGGACTCGTGAGCGACGAGCTGACCCGGAGCTGCAGGGACGTTGCTGTCCACACCAGGTGCAGGTGCGCGCCCTGGCTCCGGTTTCCGTGCTTGAAGGCATTCGTCAGGCTCTCCTGCGCCAGCCGGTAGACCGTCAGGTGCTGCGTGGGGGTCAGGTCCCAGGGCTGCCCCGCCGTTTCAACGTGGACCGGCATGCCGGTGGAGCCCAGCCGTTCGGCCAGGATCACCAGGTCCTGGACCCTGTGGGCCGGCTGGTCGGTGAGGTCAGGGGAAAATCCCTCGATCAGCCGGCGCGTTTCGACCAGCGCGGTCCGCGCCGACTCCGCGATGACCCTGGACGCTTCCTCGACGGATTCCGGTTCTGCGCGGTGGATGAAGCGTATTCCATCGGCCTGCGCCACGATGACCGTCAGTGAGTGGGCCAGGGCATCGTGCAGTTCCCTGGCGATTCTGTTGCGTTCCTGTTCGACGGCGAGTTCGGTCGCCGTTTCCCGCAGCCGGGTTTCCGCCGCAAGCTGTGCCCGCCGGCTCCGCGAGGCGCTGTTGACCGCCAGGCCGACGGCCCAGGCGGCGAGGTTCAGCGCGGCGAACGCCCCGAAGATCAGAAAAGCGTACGTAAGGGTTCGCAATATTCCGCGGCCGTACAGCTGGTTGCCGAAGATGAAATTGATCCAGGTCTGGTCGGTGAACCAGTTGACGGCGGTGATGCCCGCAAATACGACCGCGGCAACGGGAGGAAGCCACCGGTTCCGGGTTTTCCAGCCGATCACGGCAAAAAAGACAACCACAGGGACGGCAGCGTAGCTCAGCACGCCCGAGAGCAGGACCAGCGGGAAGACCTTGACGCTCTGCAGGACCAGGGCGAGGAAAACAACCCCGAGGGCAGCGGCCGGCAGAATCTCGGCCACAGCGACGCCCGTGATGAGCGCCAGCAGCAGGGCGCTGTTCTGGTCGAAATGGCGCTGCTCCAGGACAAGGAGTGTCCCCAGGAGCAACATGGCCGTTGCCGGTGCCGCGAGAAGCCGCAGATAGGTGATGGTCGTGAACATGCCTTCACCCTAAGCGGGCACCTGCGGCATTCCGGGCCATTTCGCCTGAGTTCAGACTGGAGGATGAGGAAGTTCGGCCCCAGGGATGACTGGCTGGCCGCAGGGCTGGCTCAGCAGGACAGGAAAGAGACCGCCGGCGCTCGCGGTGGTCAGGTCAGAGCGTAACTTTCCCGCCGCCGTCGACCGCCCAGCTGGGATTGAAGGCAACCTCCCAGCGGTAGCCGTCGGGGTCGGCGAAGTAGCCGGTGTAACCGCCCCAAGGCTGGGTTTTCGGCTCAGCGACGATTTCCGCCCCGGCCGTCTCCGCCTCCGCCATCACCCAGTCGACTTCCGCCGCGCTGGCCAGGTTGTGGCTCAGCGTGATGCTGGGGATGCCAGACGGGGGATCGGTGGTGGCTTCGGCCTGCATCTGCCCGGTGTCCCAGAGGGAGAGGATGAGGCCGTGATTGGCCTGGATGAAGAGGACCTCGCCCCGGACTTCCCGGTGGACGGGCCAGCCCAGGCCATCTACATAGAAACTGCGGGAGGCGTCGACGCTGCGGACACCCAGTGAAATTAAATCGACTCGTGGCTGCATCTTTCGATACTGTCATGGACATGTCCACAAATCACCAAGACGATAAAGCTGCCAAGGCCGACCGGGAACAGCTCGCCGCCGTGCGCGTGGCTGTTGACGAGGTGGACGAACAGATCGTGTCGCTGATCGGCCGCCGCGAACGCCTGATCCGGATCGCCGGGACCCTCAAGGCGGACAGCGCCGAGGTGCGGGCCCCCGGCCGTGTGGAACGGGTTATCGAACACGTCCGCGCCACTGCGGAACAGAAAGCCATTGACGTTGACCTCGTGGAGAAGACCTACCGGGCAATGATCGACGCCTTCATCACACTCGAACTGGAAGTCTACAAAGCCAGCTCCTAGGGGGCCTAGAGAGCTTCCTCCACCGGGACGTTCGCCTGGTATTCGCGGCCGTCACAGTCGCTGAACGCCGTCATGAGGTGGCCCTTGGCCAGGCCCATGACCGTGCTGAGCGGAAAGTTCCCGGTAATGGTGTTTCCGGAGTGTTCGACGCCCTTGAGGTCAAAGTTCTCCTCCGTGCCGTCGTGGCTGAAGCAGTAGAAGGACACTGCCTCCCCATTCATGAACTCGATCCCCATTCGTCGTTGATGTGAATGATCCGGGGTTGCTGCCACAAGCCCCACCACGTAGGCGCCCTGACCAGGGATGTTTCCGTCTATATCGAACTTCGCCACCAGGGACCTGTCCTCGGCGGC
This DNA window, taken from Pseudarthrobacter sp. ATCC 49987, encodes the following:
- a CDS encoding response regulator, which gives rise to MNAAPLRIALADDQPLFRAGLKMILRSQPDMDLVGEAANGEAAVHLVQETRPDVLLMDIRMPVMDGITATRTILASPGGAATKIIVLTTIQHDEAVVRAIQAGAAGFLTKDTTPDFLLAAIRTVHSGHSVIAPAITNELLRDYTTPSTGNDAVLADLSGRERDVFLLTAKGLGNAEIAASLVLSEATVKSHVGSILAKLKLKNRIQLVAFAYENHVLT
- a CDS encoding sensor histidine kinase gives rise to the protein MFTTITYLRLLAAPATAMLLLGTLLVLEQRHFDQNSALLLALITGVAVAEILPAAALGVVFLALVLQSVKVFPLVLLSGVLSYAAVPVVVFFAVIGWKTRNRWLPPVAAVVFAGITAVNWFTDQTWINFIFGNQLYGRGILRTLTYAFLIFGAFAALNLAAWAVGLAVNSASRSRRAQLAAETRLRETATELAVEQERNRIARELHDALAHSLTVIVAQADGIRFIHRAEPESVEEASRVIAESARTALVETRRLIEGFSPDLTDQPAHRVQDLVILAERLGSTGMPVHVETAGQPWDLTPTQHLTVYRLAQESLTNAFKHGNRSQGAHLHLVWTATSLQLRVSSSLTSPAATPMAAPTGRGIAGMKARAAAAGGWVETMQAEETFEVLACLPSAEPGQPSATERSQSPRRDLEGATP
- a CDS encoding VOC family protein encodes the protein MQPRVDLISLGVRSVDASRSFYVDGLGWPVHREVRGEVLFIQANHGLILSLWDTGQMQAEATTDPPSGIPSITLSHNLASAAEVDWVMAEAETAGAEIVAEPKTQPWGGYTGYFADPDGYRWEVAFNPSWAVDGGGKVTL
- a CDS encoding chorismate mutase codes for the protein MDMSTNHQDDKAAKADREQLAAVRVAVDEVDEQIVSLIGRRERLIRIAGTLKADSAEVRAPGRVERVIEHVRATAEQKAIDVDLVEKTYRAMIDAFITLELEVYKASS